One window of Klebsiella quasivariicola genomic DNA carries:
- a CDS encoding MbtH family protein, with protein sequence MQFSNPFDNPQGQFYILRNDQQQYSLWPAHCDLPAGWTVVCPPQSAEACNAWLAANWSTLTPAHHAS encoded by the coding sequence ATGCAATTCAGTAACCCCTTCGACAATCCGCAAGGGCAGTTTTACATTCTGCGCAATGATCAGCAGCAGTACAGCCTGTGGCCGGCGCACTGCGACCTGCCTGCCGGCTGGACGGTGGTGTGCCCCCCGCAGTCGGCCGAGGCCTGCAACGCCTGGCTGGCGGCCAACTGGTCGACACTGACCCCCGCCCATCACGCGTCATAA
- the fes gene encoding enterochelin esterase: MLRTGSEEWWQTLHGPQCRAVDDVIEVTFWWRDPAGDETHSPHRRVWLYITGVTDHHQNARPQSLQRLPGTDAWCWRTTLSPTWRGSYCFIPSDRDDDFSPEVFSADAPDRALLREGWRKLLPRAIADPLNPHSWQGGRGHGVSALEMPQAPVQPGWDRLNEAHPPARCLEWRSARLGNHRRVWIYTPGEAGDPQTRPLAILLDGQFWAESMPVWSPLAALTREGKLPPAVYLLIDAIDNQRRGVELPCHRDFWLAVQEELLPLVRSHAPFSDRPDRTVVAGQSFGGLAAMFAALNWPQRFGCVLSQSGSYWWPHRDGRGTGFIGEQLRHGEVSAAGLRVWLEAGQREPIIFRANQALLAQLTTPQQTIFWRQVDGGHDALCWRGGLTAGLIQLWQPLLSHP, translated from the coding sequence ATGTTAAGGACAGGAAGCGAGGAATGGTGGCAAACCCTGCACGGACCGCAGTGCCGCGCAGTGGATGACGTCATCGAGGTGACGTTCTGGTGGCGGGATCCGGCGGGGGATGAAACGCACTCTCCGCACCGTCGGGTATGGCTGTATATCACCGGCGTGACCGACCACCATCAGAATGCGCGGCCGCAATCGCTGCAACGTCTGCCCGGGACCGACGCCTGGTGCTGGCGCACTACGCTGTCGCCGACCTGGCGCGGTAGCTACTGTTTTATTCCCTCCGACCGTGACGATGATTTTTCCCCTGAGGTATTTAGCGCTGACGCGCCCGACCGCGCGCTGCTGCGCGAAGGCTGGCGCAAACTGCTGCCGCGGGCGATAGCCGATCCGCTGAACCCGCACAGCTGGCAGGGCGGACGCGGCCATGGGGTCTCGGCCCTGGAGATGCCGCAGGCCCCCGTGCAGCCCGGCTGGGACCGGCTTAATGAGGCGCATCCTCCCGCCCGTTGTCTTGAGTGGCGTAGCGCGCGTCTGGGCAACCATCGCCGGGTCTGGATCTACACCCCCGGTGAGGCGGGCGACCCGCAAACGCGGCCCCTGGCGATCCTGCTCGACGGTCAGTTCTGGGCCGAGAGCATGCCGGTGTGGTCGCCGCTGGCCGCGCTGACCCGCGAGGGGAAGCTGCCGCCGGCGGTCTACCTGCTGATTGACGCGATCGACAACCAGCGCCGCGGGGTTGAGCTGCCCTGTCACCGCGATTTCTGGCTGGCGGTGCAGGAGGAGCTCCTGCCGCTGGTCCGCAGCCATGCCCCGTTCAGCGACCGCCCGGATCGGACGGTGGTGGCCGGGCAAAGCTTCGGCGGCCTGGCGGCGATGTTCGCCGCCCTCAACTGGCCGCAGCGCTTTGGCTGCGTACTCAGCCAGTCAGGCTCCTACTGGTGGCCGCATCGCGATGGCCGCGGGACGGGCTTTATCGGCGAACAGCTTCGCCATGGCGAGGTGTCCGCAGCCGGGCTGCGCGTCTGGCTGGAAGCGGGCCAGCGTGAACCGATTATTTTTCGCGCTAACCAGGCGCTACTGGCGCAACTCACTACACCACAGCAGACGATTTTCTGGCGTCAGGTTGACGGCGGGCATGATGCGCTTTGCTGGCGCGGCGGGCTGACAGCAGGGCTTATCCAGCTCTGGCAGCCGCTGCTGTCGCACCCTTAG
- the fepA gene encoding siderophore enterobactin receptor FepA gives MNNRIKSLALLVNLGIYGVAFPLSAAETATDDKNSAAEETMVVTAAEQNLQAPGVSTITADEIRKRPPARDVSEIIRTMPGVNLTGNSTSGQRGNNRQIDIRGMGPENTLILIDGKPVTSRNSVRLGWRGERDTRGDTSWVAPEMIERIEVIRGPAAARYGNGAAGGVVNIITKKTGDEWHGSWNTYMNAPEHKDEGSTKRTNFSLSGPLGGDFSFRLFGNLDKTQADAWDINQGHQSERTGIYADTLPAGREGVKNKNIDGLVRWEFAPMQSLEFEAGYSRQGNLYAGDTQNTNTNDLVKENYGKETNRLYRNTYSVTWNGAWDNGVTTSNWAQYERTRNSRKGEGLAGGTEGIFNSNQFSDIDLSDVMLHSEVSIPFDYLVNQNLTLGSEWNQQRMKDNASNTQALSGGEIPGYDSTGRSPYSQAEIFSLFAENNMELTDTTMLTPALRFDHHSIVGNNWSPSLNLSQGLWDDFTLKMGIARAYKAPSLYQTNPNYILYSKGQGCYASKSGCYLQGNDDLKAETSINKEIGLEFKRDGWLAGVTWFRNDYRNKIEAGYAPVYTNGSGTDLYQWENVPKAVVEGLEGTLNVPVSETVNWTNNITYMLQSKNKETGDRLSIIPEYTLNSTLSWQVRDDVSLQSTFTWYGKQEPKKYNYKGQPVTGSEKNEVSPYSILGLSATWDVTKYVSLTGGVDNVFDKRHWRAGNAQTTGGATGYMYGAGAETYNESGRTWYMSVNTHF, from the coding sequence ATGAATAACAGGATCAAATCCCTGGCCTTGCTGGTCAATCTGGGAATTTACGGGGTTGCTTTTCCGTTAAGCGCAGCGGAAACCGCCACCGACGATAAAAACAGCGCTGCTGAAGAGACCATGGTGGTCACCGCCGCCGAGCAGAACCTGCAGGCGCCGGGTGTCTCCACCATCACCGCCGATGAGATCCGCAAACGTCCGCCAGCGCGCGACGTCTCGGAGATCATTCGCACCATGCCGGGGGTCAACCTGACCGGCAACTCCACCAGCGGCCAGCGCGGCAATAACCGCCAGATTGATATCCGCGGCATGGGCCCGGAAAACACCCTGATCCTGATCGACGGCAAGCCGGTCACCAGCCGCAACTCCGTGCGCCTCGGCTGGCGCGGTGAGCGCGACACCCGCGGCGACACCAGCTGGGTGGCGCCGGAGATGATCGAACGCATCGAAGTGATCCGCGGCCCGGCCGCCGCCCGCTACGGCAACGGCGCCGCCGGCGGCGTGGTGAATATCATCACCAAAAAAACCGGCGATGAGTGGCACGGCTCATGGAACACCTATATGAACGCCCCGGAGCACAAGGATGAAGGCTCCACCAAACGCACTAACTTCAGCCTCAGCGGCCCGCTGGGCGGCGATTTCAGCTTCCGCCTGTTCGGTAACCTCGACAAAACGCAGGCCGACGCCTGGGATATCAACCAGGGCCATCAGTCCGAACGTACCGGGATCTATGCCGATACCCTGCCGGCCGGGCGCGAAGGGGTGAAAAACAAAAACATCGATGGTCTGGTGCGCTGGGAATTTGCTCCAATGCAGTCGCTGGAGTTTGAAGCCGGCTACAGCCGCCAGGGCAACCTCTACGCTGGCGACACCCAGAACACCAACACCAACGACCTGGTAAAAGAGAACTACGGCAAAGAGACCAACCGGCTGTATCGCAACACCTACTCGGTCACCTGGAACGGCGCCTGGGACAACGGGGTGACCACCAGCAACTGGGCGCAGTACGAGCGCACCCGCAACTCGCGCAAAGGCGAAGGTCTGGCCGGGGGCACCGAGGGGATCTTTAACAGTAATCAGTTCTCGGATATCGATCTGTCAGATGTGATGCTGCACAGTGAAGTCAGTATCCCGTTCGACTATCTGGTTAATCAGAACCTGACGCTGGGCAGCGAGTGGAATCAACAGCGGATGAAGGATAACGCGTCCAACACCCAGGCGCTGTCGGGAGGCGAAATTCCGGGCTACGACAGCACCGGCCGCAGCCCGTACTCGCAGGCGGAAATCTTCTCGCTGTTCGCCGAGAACAACATGGAGCTGACCGACACCACCATGCTGACTCCGGCGCTGCGTTTCGATCATCACAGCATTGTCGGCAATAACTGGAGCCCGTCCCTCAACCTGTCGCAGGGGCTGTGGGACGACTTCACGCTGAAGATGGGTATCGCCCGCGCCTATAAAGCACCGAGCCTGTATCAGACCAACCCGAACTATATTCTCTACAGCAAAGGACAGGGCTGCTACGCCAGTAAATCCGGTTGCTATCTGCAGGGGAACGACGACTTAAAAGCCGAGACCAGCATCAACAAAGAGATTGGCCTCGAGTTTAAACGCGACGGCTGGCTGGCGGGCGTCACCTGGTTCCGCAACGACTATCGCAATAAGATTGAAGCGGGCTATGCCCCGGTCTATACCAACGGCAGCGGCACTGACCTCTACCAATGGGAAAACGTACCAAAAGCGGTGGTGGAAGGCCTGGAAGGGACGTTGAACGTGCCGGTGAGCGAGACCGTGAACTGGACCAACAACATCACCTATATGCTGCAGAGTAAGAACAAAGAGACCGGCGATCGTCTGTCGATTATCCCGGAATACACGCTGAACTCTACGCTGAGCTGGCAGGTACGCGATGACGTTTCGCTGCAGTCAACCTTTACCTGGTACGGTAAGCAGGAGCCGAAGAAGTACAACTACAAAGGTCAACCGGTTACCGGCAGCGAGAAGAACGAGGTCAGCCCCTACAGCATCCTCGGCCTGAGCGCGACCTGGGACGTCACCAAATACGTCAGTCTGACCGGCGGCGTGGATAACGTCTTCGACAAACGCCACTGGCGCGCGGGCAACGCCCAGACCACCGGGGGCGCCACCGGCTATATGTATGGCGCCGGCGCCGAGACCTATAACGAATCGGGCCGTACCTGGTATATGAGCGTCAACACCCACTTCTGA
- the entD gene encoding enterobactin synthase subunit EntD, producing MRHHHTALPLAGYTIQQIDFDPATFQPEDLFWLPYHASLTGWGRKRQAEHLAGRIAAAYALREVGEKRLPAIGDRRQPLWPTPWFGSISHCGQRALAVVADRPVGVDIERRFTPQLAAELESSIISPAEKTALLRSGLPFPLALTLAFSAKESGFKAWSSHALALPGFHSARIVALTAQQVHLRFTARFSVQLADFTLQINHLIKDDFVITCTCPPREA from the coding sequence ATGCGCCACCATCACACCGCTTTGCCACTGGCCGGCTATACCATCCAGCAGATCGACTTCGACCCGGCGACTTTCCAGCCGGAAGATCTGTTCTGGCTGCCCTATCACGCCAGCCTGACCGGCTGGGGCCGCAAGCGGCAGGCGGAGCATCTGGCCGGACGCATCGCCGCGGCATACGCCCTGCGCGAGGTGGGGGAGAAACGGCTTCCCGCCATCGGCGATCGGCGCCAGCCGCTGTGGCCCACACCCTGGTTCGGCAGCATCAGCCACTGCGGCCAGCGCGCGCTGGCGGTGGTTGCCGATCGGCCGGTGGGGGTCGATATCGAGCGCCGGTTTACCCCCCAGCTGGCGGCGGAACTGGAGAGCAGCATTATCAGTCCGGCAGAAAAAACGGCGCTGCTGCGCAGCGGTCTGCCCTTCCCGCTGGCGCTGACGCTGGCGTTTTCCGCGAAAGAGAGTGGGTTTAAGGCCTGGTCTTCACACGCTTTAGCCCTGCCCGGCTTCCACAGCGCCCGGATTGTGGCGCTCACTGCGCAGCAGGTTCATTTACGTTTTACCGCCCGCTTCTCCGTACAGCTTGCTGATTTCACCTTGCAAATCAATCATCTGATAAAAGACGATTTCGTTATTACCTGTACCTGCCCGCCTCGCGAAGCGTGA
- a CDS encoding D-ribose ABC transporter substrate-binding protein, producing MKTTLIKSVLFASMMAASGSLFAADNGLIAIITPSHDNPFFKAEADGAAAKAKELGYSTLVASHDDDVNKQNQLIETAIARKAKAIILDNAGADATVGPLEKAKAAGVPAFLIDREINKTGVAVAQIVSNNYQGAQLGAEKFASLLNGKGKYVELLGRQSDTNASVRSQGYHDVLDDYPEMKMVAQQTANWSQTEAFTRMEAILQTNPDIVGVISGNDTMALGAEAALKAAGKNDVIVVGFDGSDYTRDSILKQGNIKATVLQPGWKQAQMAVEQADFFLKNGKAQKEEKQLMDCILIDSGNAKKLNMFNLSE from the coding sequence ATGAAAACTACCCTGATAAAGTCTGTTCTGTTTGCCTCCATGATGGCCGCATCTGGCTCACTTTTCGCCGCCGATAATGGCCTGATCGCGATCATTACCCCTTCACATGATAATCCATTCTTTAAAGCGGAGGCTGACGGCGCAGCGGCGAAAGCGAAAGAGCTGGGTTACAGCACCCTGGTCGCCTCCCACGACGACGACGTCAACAAACAAAACCAACTGATTGAAACGGCTATTGCGCGCAAAGCCAAAGCCATCATCCTGGATAACGCTGGCGCGGATGCCACCGTCGGCCCGCTGGAAAAAGCAAAAGCGGCAGGTGTGCCGGCATTTTTAATCGATAGAGAGATCAATAAAACCGGCGTCGCCGTGGCGCAGATCGTCTCTAACAACTATCAGGGCGCCCAGCTTGGCGCGGAAAAATTCGCCAGCCTCCTCAACGGTAAAGGCAAGTATGTCGAACTGTTAGGTCGTCAGTCCGACACCAACGCCAGCGTCCGCTCGCAGGGTTATCACGATGTGCTGGACGACTATCCGGAAATGAAAATGGTCGCCCAGCAGACGGCGAACTGGAGCCAGACGGAAGCCTTTACCCGTATGGAAGCCATTCTGCAGACCAATCCGGATATCGTCGGCGTGATTTCCGGCAACGATACCATGGCGCTGGGGGCGGAAGCGGCGCTGAAAGCCGCGGGTAAAAACGACGTGATTGTCGTCGGCTTCGACGGTAGCGACTACACCCGCGACTCGATACTCAAGCAGGGCAACATTAAAGCCACGGTTCTCCAGCCTGGCTGGAAGCAGGCGCAAATGGCCGTGGAACAGGCGGACTTTTTCCTGAAAAACGGGAAAGCCCAGAAAGAAGAGAAGCAGTTGATGGACTGCATCCTCATCGATAGTGGCAATGCGAAAAAACTCAACATGTTCAACCTCAGCGAGTAA
- a CDS encoding DUF2291 family protein, with translation MRLKQWGAVLMGCAALLLTACTVVDLDENGKPVLPADPNAKPSFDHLTPQQIAQQTWQSRVIDAANQHALDATALEKVRQASGATPQSVFVRLSSEVTGIDVSTPREQKLTLTLQGQPLVVQLGPVMRGNAIRDASGFKFEDFTNQVQFAQLSRAYNREAIKSLPTVDASWAGKPVDILFAATVVNGSLQDAAALALKQEAR, from the coding sequence ATGCGGTTAAAACAATGGGGCGCCGTGCTGATGGGCTGCGCCGCCCTGTTGCTGACGGCCTGCACGGTGGTGGACTTAGATGAGAATGGCAAGCCAGTGCTGCCTGCCGACCCGAACGCGAAACCCAGCTTCGACCATCTCACCCCGCAGCAGATCGCGCAACAAACCTGGCAATCTCGAGTAATTGACGCAGCGAACCAACATGCGCTGGACGCGACTGCGCTGGAAAAAGTGCGTCAGGCCTCTGGCGCGACGCCACAGAGCGTCTTTGTTCGCCTGAGCAGCGAAGTGACCGGGATTGACGTCAGCACCCCACGCGAGCAGAAGCTCACTCTTACGCTACAGGGCCAGCCGTTGGTCGTGCAGCTGGGTCCTGTCATGCGGGGCAACGCCATTCGCGATGCCAGCGGGTTCAAATTTGAAGACTTTACCAACCAGGTGCAGTTTGCGCAGCTTTCACGCGCCTATAACCGGGAGGCGATAAAATCGTTGCCGACAGTGGACGCGAGCTGGGCAGGCAAACCTGTCGATATTCTCTTTGCGGCCACGGTGGTTAACGGCAGCCTGCAGGATGCGGCCGCTCTTGCGCTAAAACAGGAGGCGCGCTGA
- a CDS encoding sugar ABC transporter ATP-binding protein, with translation MASSPTEEIILRTRGISMLFPGTVALDNVDYNVWRGKVNVIIGENGAGKSTLMKILAGVQQPSLGEMELNGKLVRFSSTREAAAHGIGMVHQELNLFENLSVAENIFLGRELQRGLTPINEAEQERQAAELLQRLDQPISPRELVGNLKVGQQQLVEIAKALAENADILILDEPTSALSKTEVDILFRVIRELTRQGVSIIYISHRLEELMAIGDVITILRDGKFQAEARVSEIDVPWIVREMLGSDPVSHFLPPDRRFGAPLLEVENLTCVNAAGNTVVDNVSFKAHAGEIIGIYGLMGAGRTELFECLLGTARHYFGKIWLDSKPVPQRLTTAERIRMGMSLVPEDRKRTGIFPISSVASNLTIASLWRRLQRGLTIANKEEEAVVASTIGNLSIKVSSPEVEIQALSGGNQQKVVIGRSLLTNPKVLFLDEPTRGIDIGAKGDVFRMMVQLSQQGMAVVFSTSDLKEIMAVSDRILVMSGGKLTADIVRDQAEESALVSASAQGF, from the coding sequence ATGGCCAGTTCACCCACAGAGGAGATCATTTTACGCACCCGTGGTATTTCCATGCTGTTCCCCGGCACGGTGGCGCTGGATAACGTCGACTACAACGTCTGGCGTGGCAAAGTTAACGTGATCATCGGCGAAAATGGCGCGGGTAAATCAACGCTCATGAAAATTCTCGCCGGTGTGCAACAGCCGAGCCTGGGCGAAATGGAGCTCAACGGTAAGCTTGTCCGTTTCTCCAGCACCCGCGAGGCCGCCGCCCACGGCATTGGTATGGTTCACCAGGAGCTGAACCTGTTTGAAAATCTTAGCGTCGCGGAAAATATCTTTCTTGGCCGCGAGCTACAGCGCGGGCTTACGCCGATTAACGAAGCAGAGCAGGAACGACAAGCCGCGGAGCTGTTGCAGCGACTCGACCAGCCGATCTCGCCGCGGGAGCTGGTGGGTAACCTGAAGGTCGGTCAGCAGCAGTTGGTCGAGATAGCCAAAGCGCTGGCGGAAAATGCGGACATTCTGATCCTTGATGAGCCCACCTCCGCCTTAAGCAAAACCGAGGTGGATATCCTGTTTCGGGTCATCCGCGAACTGACGCGTCAGGGGGTGTCCATCATCTACATCTCACACCGTCTGGAGGAGCTGATGGCCATCGGCGACGTCATTACCATACTGCGTGACGGCAAATTCCAGGCGGAGGCCAGGGTGAGTGAAATTGATGTGCCATGGATCGTCCGTGAAATGCTGGGAAGCGATCCGGTAAGCCATTTTCTTCCTCCGGATCGCCGCTTCGGCGCCCCACTGCTGGAAGTGGAAAACCTGACCTGCGTGAATGCCGCGGGCAATACGGTGGTGGATAACGTCAGTTTTAAAGCACATGCCGGTGAAATTATTGGGATCTACGGCCTGATGGGCGCCGGGCGAACCGAGCTGTTTGAATGTCTGCTGGGGACTGCGCGCCACTACTTTGGCAAGATCTGGCTGGACAGCAAACCGGTTCCCCAGCGGTTAACCACGGCCGAACGCATCCGCATGGGCATGAGTCTGGTGCCGGAAGATCGTAAGCGGACCGGGATTTTTCCTATCTCGTCAGTCGCCAGCAATCTGACCATTGCCAGCCTGTGGCGTCGTCTTCAGCGCGGGTTAACCATTGCCAATAAAGAGGAAGAGGCCGTCGTCGCCAGCACGATTGGCAATCTCTCCATTAAGGTCTCATCACCAGAGGTCGAGATCCAGGCGCTCAGCGGCGGCAATCAGCAAAAGGTGGTGATTGGCCGTTCGCTGTTAACCAATCCGAAGGTGCTGTTTCTTGACGAGCCTACGCGTGGAATCGACATCGGCGCCAAGGGGGATGTGTTTCGCATGATGGTGCAATTGTCGCAGCAGGGAATGGCGGTGGTGTTCTCCACCTCCGATTTAAAAGAAATCATGGCGGTCTCTGACCGTATCCTGGTGATGTCAGGCGGCAAACTGACCGCCGATATCGTTCGTGACCAGGCCGAAGAGTCGGCGCTGGTTTCAGCAAGCGCTCAGGGGTTCTAA
- a CDS encoding ABC transporter permease: protein MKMTQSVALAPRGGASLSRENILLLLLKLRTFIALFLIVGFFTMTVPGFLSAGSMVIMIKHIAINAFLALGITFVIITAGIDLSIGATLGLCGMIAGWLITKGIVLPMFGIAIFPSVWVIVPLVLLIGALIGAVNGWIITRYNVAPFICTLGTMYVLRGAAMLTSDGQTFPGLAGNPQLGNTGFDEIGAGALFGIPWAIWLMILLALIIAYIARRLPFGRHVYAIGDNERAAELSGVKVKQIKVLVYTLSGFCAAIAGIVVSAQLLASHPANGTAFEMNAIAAVVLGGTSLAGGRGTILGTLIGAFVIGFLADGLVMMGVSEFWQMVIKGIVIIVAVIIDQMQNRMQQKAAVVAQKAVMENK from the coding sequence ATGAAAATGACACAATCGGTCGCACTGGCGCCGCGCGGCGGAGCCTCCCTCTCCCGTGAAAATATCCTGCTGTTGTTATTAAAACTGCGCACCTTTATCGCGCTGTTTCTGATTGTCGGCTTCTTCACGATGACCGTGCCCGGGTTTTTATCCGCTGGCAGCATGGTGATTATGATTAAACACATTGCGATTAACGCCTTTCTGGCGTTGGGGATCACCTTTGTCATTATCACCGCCGGTATCGACCTCTCGATTGGCGCCACGCTCGGTCTCTGCGGAATGATAGCCGGCTGGCTTATCACCAAAGGGATCGTCCTGCCGATGTTCGGCATCGCCATTTTTCCAAGCGTGTGGGTCATTGTGCCCCTGGTGCTGCTGATAGGCGCGCTGATTGGCGCCGTTAATGGCTGGATCATTACCCGCTACAACGTGGCGCCATTTATCTGCACCCTCGGTACCATGTATGTGCTCCGCGGAGCCGCGATGCTGACCTCTGATGGCCAAACCTTCCCCGGGCTCGCGGGCAATCCGCAGCTGGGCAACACGGGTTTCGATGAAATTGGCGCAGGTGCGCTCTTTGGCATCCCGTGGGCCATCTGGCTGATGATCCTCCTGGCGCTGATCATCGCCTATATCGCCCGGCGTTTGCCTTTTGGCCGCCATGTTTATGCGATCGGTGACAACGAGCGCGCCGCCGAGCTTTCCGGCGTGAAAGTGAAGCAAATTAAAGTGCTGGTCTACACGTTGTCCGGTTTTTGCGCCGCCATTGCCGGGATCGTGGTCTCCGCGCAGCTGCTGGCCAGCCACCCGGCTAACGGTACCGCTTTTGAAATGAATGCTATCGCCGCCGTCGTACTGGGCGGAACATCCCTGGCCGGCGGCCGGGGAACCATTCTGGGTACGCTGATTGGTGCGTTTGTCATCGGTTTTCTCGCCGACGGGCTGGTGATGATGGGGGTGAGCGAGTTTTGGCAGATGGTCATCAAAGGGATCGTGATTATTGTGGCGGTCATTATCGATCAGATGCAAAACCGGATGCAGCAGAAAGCGGCGGTGGTCGCTCAGAAGGCGGTCATGGAGAATAAGTAA
- a CDS encoding Rpn family recombination-promoting nuclease/putative transposase: protein MKKRPHSTPHDSLFKRFLRDSETARDFLDIHLPPALRQLCDLSTLHLESGSFVEDNLRASYSDILYSLQTSKGEGYIYVVIEHQSTPDSHMAFRLLRYALAAMQQHLDRGHKALPLVIPMLFYHGTISPYPFSLCWLDEFPPDSPAKQLYLGAFPLVDVTDIPDDAILQHRRIALLELVQKHIRQRDLSHILQQLVEVVLMGYTDHQQFKTLFTYMSLHGNSADPDNFIDQLVERLPQYEDTLMTIAEYLKQKGREEGKQRWLQQGQQEGLQEGLQAGEHREACRIALMMLENGMDTETVLRMTRLSADELATLARQPRQSPPA, encoded by the coding sequence ATGAAAAAACGTCCGCACTCGACCCCGCACGACAGCCTGTTTAAACGCTTTTTGCGCGACAGCGAAACCGCACGCGATTTTCTGGATATTCATCTGCCGCCCGCGCTGCGGCAACTGTGCGACTTAAGCACTCTGCACCTGGAATCCGGGAGCTTTGTTGAGGACAACCTGCGCGCCAGCTATTCCGATATTCTCTACTCTCTGCAGACCAGCAAGGGAGAGGGCTATATCTATGTGGTCATTGAGCATCAGAGCACCCCGGACAGCCATATGGCGTTCAGACTCCTGCGCTATGCCCTCGCGGCCATGCAACAGCATCTTGATCGCGGCCATAAAGCGCTGCCGCTGGTGATCCCCATGCTGTTTTATCATGGCACCATTTCTCCCTATCCCTTTTCACTGTGCTGGCTGGACGAGTTCCCACCTGACTCACCGGCAAAGCAGCTTTATCTCGGAGCTTTTCCGCTCGTCGATGTGACCGATATTCCCGACGACGCCATATTACAGCATCGGCGGATCGCGCTTCTGGAACTGGTCCAGAAACACATCCGTCAACGCGATCTTAGCCATATCCTCCAGCAGTTGGTGGAGGTGGTGCTGATGGGATACACTGACCACCAGCAGTTCAAAACGTTATTTACCTATATGTCGCTGCATGGCAATAGCGCCGACCCGGACAACTTTATCGACCAGCTGGTCGAACGTCTGCCGCAATATGAGGATACCCTGATGACGATTGCCGAGTACCTGAAGCAGAAAGGGCGCGAAGAGGGAAAACAACGCTGGTTACAGCAAGGCCAGCAAGAGGGGCTTCAGGAAGGTTTACAGGCGGGTGAGCATCGCGAAGCCTGCCGCATCGCGCTGATGATGTTAGAGAACGGCATGGACACTGAAACCGTATTGCGGATGACTCGCCTCAGCGCGGACGAACTGGCGACGCTGGCGCGCCAGCCACGCCAGTCTCCCCCCGCTTAG
- a CDS encoding sugar-binding transcriptional regulator, with protein MSKQDEQRLLVKIATLYYSENKKQSEIASLLHLSQSFVSRALTRCQKEGLVKITVVQPTNIFVDLEKAIEERFGILQAIVVDVGENASYSQVKHAIGSAAAHYVETRLRPEDLVGISSWSSTIRCMVDEMHPQNIRAAGVIQLLGGVGPNGNVQATILTQQLAAHLGCPAWLLPSQSIEHSVEERSRLVNSPDVAAVVAKFAEVDVAIVGIGELEPSQLLKNSGNYYNETMLQLLAARGAVGDICLHYYDAAGKPVLSQDEDPVIGMELEQIRRCPQVIALAGGVDKENAIRGALQGDYIDVLITDFPTARALIKG; from the coding sequence ATGTCGAAGCAGGATGAACAGCGGTTGCTGGTGAAGATCGCCACGCTTTACTACAGCGAAAATAAAAAGCAGTCCGAGATCGCCTCGCTGCTGCATCTGTCCCAGTCTTTTGTTTCACGGGCGCTAACCCGCTGTCAGAAAGAGGGGCTGGTGAAAATTACCGTGGTCCAGCCGACAAACATTTTTGTCGATCTGGAAAAGGCGATTGAGGAGCGTTTTGGCATTCTACAGGCGATAGTCGTGGATGTGGGCGAGAACGCCAGTTACAGCCAGGTAAAGCATGCCATCGGCAGCGCGGCGGCGCACTATGTTGAAACGCGGCTGCGGCCGGAAGACCTCGTGGGGATCTCGTCCTGGAGCAGTACGATCCGCTGTATGGTGGATGAGATGCATCCGCAGAACATTCGCGCCGCCGGGGTGATTCAGCTGTTGGGCGGCGTCGGTCCCAACGGCAACGTGCAGGCCACCATCTTAACCCAGCAGCTGGCGGCGCATTTAGGCTGCCCGGCGTGGCTGCTGCCGTCGCAGAGTATTGAGCACTCCGTGGAGGAGCGCAGCCGTCTGGTAAACAGCCCGGACGTCGCGGCGGTGGTGGCGAAATTTGCCGAAGTGGATGTGGCCATCGTCGGTATTGGTGAACTGGAGCCTTCGCAGCTGCTGAAAAACTCCGGTAACTATTATAATGAAACCATGCTCCAGCTGCTGGCGGCGCGCGGCGCGGTGGGGGATATCTGCCTGCATTACTATGATGCGGCGGGCAAACCGGTACTGAGCCAGGATGAGGATCCGGTGATCGGTATGGAGCTTGAGCAAATTCGTCGCTGTCCGCAGGTGATTGCGCTGGCCGGCGGCGTGGACAAAGAGAACGCCATCCGCGGCGCGTTGCAGGGCGACTATATTGATGTCCTGATCACCGACTTCCCGACCGCGCGCGCGTTAATTAAGGGCTAA